A stretch of Acetobacteroides hydrogenigenes DNA encodes these proteins:
- the dnaB gene encoding replicative DNA helicase, protein MAKGNYSKKPQTTNVATVGLEMGKVPPQALDLEEAVLGAMMLEKDAIMNVMDVLKPEAFYKDAHQKIFMAISRLSTRMEPIDIYTVSQELKRTEELDLVGGPYYLTQLTLKVGSAAHVAFHAKIIAQKYIQRELIRISSDIQRNSFDETIDVEELLDTAQMEIFNLAEGNVKKEALKMDSIVKDAIAQIEEASKRTDGLSGVPTGFVGLDRLTSGWQPSDLIIVAARPAMGKTAFTLSMARNMSVDHRKPVAFFSLEMGATQLAMRLIIGETGIESDKVKNGKLEPHEWAQLEVRIKDLTEAPLFIDDTPALSIFEFRSKARRLKTQHDIAIIIIDYLQLMVGPPETRGNREQEVSVISRSLKAIAKELNIPIIALSQLNRSVETRGGNKRPQLSDLRESGAIEQDADIVSFIHRPEYYGHTEDEDGNSLIGIAEIIVAKHRNGSVDDVRLRFQKEGARFLDLEDGDISAYANLLPQGNASGGGMDGGAQAFTVGSKMNNDFPGGGEFDLGIKNGFTTDVPF, encoded by the coding sequence ATGGCTAAAGGAAACTACAGCAAGAAGCCCCAAACCACCAACGTGGCAACCGTTGGGCTGGAGATGGGCAAGGTACCACCCCAAGCGCTCGACCTCGAAGAGGCCGTGCTGGGCGCAATGATGCTCGAGAAGGATGCGATAATGAACGTAATGGATGTGCTAAAGCCCGAGGCTTTCTACAAGGATGCGCACCAGAAGATCTTTATGGCCATCTCGCGCCTCTCCACCCGTATGGAGCCCATCGATATCTACACCGTATCGCAGGAGCTGAAGCGCACCGAGGAGCTCGACCTCGTCGGCGGTCCCTACTACCTTACGCAGCTTACGCTAAAGGTGGGATCGGCGGCGCACGTAGCCTTCCACGCCAAGATTATTGCCCAGAAGTACATCCAGCGCGAGCTGATCCGCATTTCAAGCGACATCCAGCGCAACTCGTTCGACGAGACCATCGACGTGGAGGAGCTGCTCGACACCGCGCAGATGGAGATCTTCAACCTGGCCGAAGGCAACGTTAAGAAGGAGGCCCTTAAGATGGACTCCATCGTTAAGGATGCCATTGCACAGATCGAGGAAGCCTCCAAGCGTACCGATGGATTGAGCGGGGTGCCCACCGGATTCGTGGGGCTCGACCGCCTCACCTCGGGATGGCAGCCTTCGGATCTCATCATCGTGGCGGCCCGTCCGGCGATGGGTAAAACGGCCTTCACCCTGTCGATGGCCCGTAACATGTCCGTAGACCACCGCAAGCCTGTGGCCTTCTTCTCGCTCGAAATGGGTGCCACCCAGCTGGCCATGCGTCTGATCATCGGCGAAACCGGCATCGAATCGGATAAGGTAAAGAACGGTAAGCTCGAGCCCCACGAGTGGGCACAGCTCGAGGTGCGCATCAAGGATCTTACCGAAGCGCCGCTCTTTATCGACGACACCCCTGCCCTCTCGATCTTCGAGTTCCGCAGCAAGGCGCGTCGCCTCAAAACACAGCATGACATTGCCATCATAATAATCGACTACCTGCAGCTGATGGTGGGACCACCCGAAACGCGCGGCAACCGCGAGCAGGAGGTGTCGGTGATCTCGCGCTCGCTTAAGGCCATTGCCAAGGAGCTCAACATCCCCATCATCGCCCTGTCGCAGCTTAACCGTTCGGTGGAAACGCGCGGCGGCAACAAGCGCCCGCAGCTATCGGACCTTCGCGAATCGGGAGCCATCGAGCAGGATGCCGATATCGTATCGTTCATCCACCGTCCCGAGTACTACGGGCACACCGAGGATGAGGACGGCAACTCGCTCATCGGCATCGCCGAGATCATCGTGGCCAAGCACCGTAACGGTTCGGTAGACGACGTGCGCCTACGCTTCCAAAAGGAGGGAGCCCGATTCCTCGACCTCGAGGATGGCGACATCAGCGCCTACGCCAACCTGCTACCTCAGGGCAACGCGTCAGGAGGCGGAATGGATGGCGGAGCACAGGCCTTTACCGTTGGCTCGAAGATGAACAACGACTTCCCTGGAGGCGGCGAGTTCGACCTTGGCATCAAGAACGGCTTTACCACAGATGTACCATTTTAA
- a CDS encoding outer membrane beta-barrel protein has translation MKKLLLLVSAVALLSGIAQAQNPIPKGTKNLNAGFGLGAYSVPVYFGMDFGIGYDLSVGFETAFQDRADHYTAWSFAGNCNYHFNRILNIPRNFDFYAGGSINAVAYKYDHDYVDRETGLFPGIQVGGRYFFTPNFGINAEFRGGDILSGGKFGVTFKF, from the coding sequence ATGAAAAAGTTACTACTACTAGTAAGCGCAGTGGCGCTACTATCAGGAATCGCTCAAGCGCAAAACCCAATCCCAAAGGGAACTAAAAATCTTAACGCAGGATTCGGACTTGGTGCTTACTCGGTACCCGTTTACTTTGGAATGGATTTCGGCATCGGATACGACCTATCAGTTGGCTTCGAAACCGCATTTCAGGATCGTGCCGACCACTACACAGCATGGAGCTTTGCCGGAAACTGCAACTACCACTTCAACCGAATACTGAACATCCCCAGAAACTTCGACTTCTACGCAGGTGGTAGCATTAATGCCGTTGCCTACAAGTACGACCACGACTACGTAGATAGAGAAACCGGGTTATTCCCAGGGATTCAGGTAGGCGGACGCTACTTCTTTACCCCAAACTTTGGCATTAACGCAGAATTCCGCGGAGGAGATATTCTCTCTGGAGGCAAATTTGGCGTGACATTCAAATTCTAA
- a CDS encoding carboxylesterase family protein, with protein MRTWILTIALAGLIGSSAFGQQQFQKKNFVPTQGDTLRYQVLFPESYSADKKYPLVIFLHGSGERSNDNMLQLKHGSRMFTNPVNMEKHPAIVLFPQCPATETWIGNSLPQRDEKANIDWSQMANTPIAPSLEKVKKLIDFYVANEKVDPRRIYIMGLSMGGMGTFDLVARYPNLFAAAIPICGGVYAPRLKDAAKTVKFRIYHGDADPVVSCSNSRQAYLALKEFGACVTYIEFPGVEHNSWNPAFNQPDFFEWLFKQKRKK; from the coding sequence ATGAGAACTTGGATTTTAACAATAGCCCTCGCTGGACTTATAGGCAGCAGCGCATTTGGTCAACAACAATTCCAAAAAAAGAACTTTGTACCAACGCAGGGCGATACGCTCAGGTATCAGGTGCTGTTTCCCGAAAGCTATAGCGCCGACAAAAAATACCCCTTGGTAATCTTCCTTCACGGCTCTGGCGAACGTTCGAACGACAACATGCTACAGCTAAAGCATGGATCAAGAATGTTTACCAACCCCGTAAACATGGAGAAGCACCCTGCAATCGTTCTTTTCCCACAATGTCCAGCCACCGAAACCTGGATTGGGAATAGCCTTCCCCAACGCGACGAAAAGGCGAACATTGACTGGAGCCAAATGGCCAACACCCCCATTGCCCCATCGCTCGAAAAGGTGAAGAAGCTTATCGACTTCTACGTTGCCAACGAAAAGGTTGATCCTAGACGAATCTACATCATGGGGCTCTCGATGGGCGGCATGGGCACCTTCGACCTAGTGGCCCGCTACCCCAATCTGTTTGCTGCGGCAATTCCTATTTGCGGAGGCGTTTATGCACCTCGCCTTAAGGACGCGGCTAAAACCGTTAAATTTCGCATCTACCACGGCGATGCCGATCCTGTTGTTTCGTGCAGCAACTCGCGTCAGGCCTATCTAGCACTAAAAGAGTTTGGAGCGTGCGTAACCTACATAGAGTTCCCCGGCGTAGAGCACAACAGCTGGAATCCGGCCTTCAACCAGCCCGATTTCTTCGAATGGCTCTTTAAGCAGAAGAGAAAGAAGTAA
- a CDS encoding DsrE/DsrF/DrsH-like family protein, whose product MNNEEYPLKKVCIICAKGSLEDVYAALVMANGAVMEGIETKVFFTFFGLDAITKKQMSSLHTAAVGNPAMRMPGGLPFPTLLGVLPGVEAGVSKMMRAEMEKLDIPTVPEFLEMITAGGGEIYACKLAMDMFKLKKSDLSDEVKDVLTVGQFYELCGGQGTQIIFT is encoded by the coding sequence ATGAACAACGAAGAATATCCATTGAAAAAGGTGTGCATTATATGCGCCAAAGGGAGTCTTGAAGATGTGTATGCTGCCCTAGTAATGGCCAACGGAGCCGTAATGGAGGGCATCGAAACTAAGGTATTCTTTACCTTCTTTGGTCTTGATGCTATTACCAAAAAGCAGATGAGTAGCCTCCATACGGCAGCCGTTGGCAATCCTGCCATGCGCATGCCTGGCGGATTACCTTTCCCAACGCTGCTGGGCGTTTTACCCGGTGTTGAGGCTGGTGTTTCGAAGATGATGAGAGCCGAGATGGAGAAGTTGGATATCCCTACTGTTCCTGAGTTTCTGGAGATGATTACCGCAGGTGGCGGCGAAATCTACGCCTGCAAGCTGGCGATGGACATGTTTAAGCTCAAGAAGAGCGACTTGAGCGACGAGGTTAAGGATGTCCTTACTGTTGGACAGTTCTATGAACTGTGCGGCGGTCAGGGTACGCAGATCATTTTTACCTAA
- a CDS encoding TusE/DsrC/DsvC family sulfur relay protein — protein sequence MAQKEYAGVMVDVNDEGYLENANQWTKEVAAAIAKENNLELTDKHYHVLDFLRERVAKGEALTIRSVGKSGVVDIKGFYELFPGAPLKLATKIAGVKKPLSCV from the coding sequence ATGGCACAAAAAGAATACGCAGGCGTAATGGTAGATGTAAACGACGAAGGCTACCTCGAAAACGCTAACCAGTGGACCAAAGAGGTGGCTGCTGCGATTGCAAAGGAGAACAACCTTGAACTTACCGATAAGCACTACCATGTGCTCGATTTCCTACGCGAGAGGGTGGCCAAGGGCGAGGCGCTTACCATTCGTAGCGTTGGCAAGTCGGGTGTTGTAGACATCAAGGGCTTCTACGAGCTCTTTCCCGGAGCACCTCTGAAGTTGGCTACCAAGATAGCCGGTGTTAAGAAACCGCTAAGCTGCGTTTAA
- the sqr gene encoding type III sulfide quinone reductase, selenoprotein subtype, whose amino-acid sequence MKKVVILGAGTAGTIMANKLAKMLDRKEWEIEVLDRNNIHYYQPGFLFIPFGIYSPKDVVKKKDAFIPRNVKFTVADILSIDAEENVVNLVGGEAIRYDILIVATGTVPTPSETPGLVGERWYKNIFDFYTFEGAVALHDYLKDFRGGKLVMTITELPYKCPIAPLEFVFLADAFFAKKGIRDKVEIIYTTPMSGAFTKPVATKMLSSVLEEKNITVVTDFYVEGVDEEKNIIRSYDGREVEFDGLVVVPVNLGEEFLASSGLVDDMNYVQVDKGTMQSVHKPNVFAIGDAANLPTSKAGSVAHFAADVLAENIVEYANGKAPSHQFDGHANCFIETGHGKGTLIDFDYTNEPLPGMYPLPGIGPMKLLGVTRLNHWGKLAFKLIYWEFLLKNRRLPVSSKFSLAGKKKV is encoded by the coding sequence ATGAAAAAAGTGGTAATACTTGGTGCGGGAACGGCTGGCACCATAATGGCAAATAAGCTGGCAAAGATGCTCGACCGAAAGGAGTGGGAGATTGAGGTTTTAGACCGAAACAACATCCACTACTACCAGCCCGGTTTCCTGTTTATCCCCTTTGGGATTTACTCGCCTAAGGATGTGGTGAAGAAGAAGGATGCGTTCATTCCTCGTAACGTAAAGTTCACGGTTGCCGATATTCTTAGCATCGATGCCGAGGAGAATGTGGTAAACCTTGTAGGTGGCGAGGCCATCCGCTACGATATCCTGATTGTGGCTACGGGTACGGTGCCAACTCCATCCGAAACGCCCGGCTTGGTTGGCGAGCGCTGGTACAAGAACATCTTCGACTTCTACACCTTCGAGGGGGCTGTAGCGCTGCACGACTATCTGAAGGATTTCCGAGGCGGCAAGCTGGTGATGACCATCACCGAGCTACCCTACAAGTGCCCCATTGCTCCGCTGGAGTTCGTCTTTTTGGCTGATGCCTTCTTCGCCAAGAAGGGCATTCGCGATAAGGTGGAGATCATCTACACCACGCCGATGTCGGGCGCATTTACCAAGCCCGTTGCCACCAAGATGCTGAGCTCGGTGCTCGAAGAAAAAAATATAACGGTAGTAACCGACTTCTACGTGGAGGGAGTGGACGAAGAGAAGAACATCATCCGCTCGTACGACGGGCGCGAGGTGGAGTTCGACGGTCTGGTGGTGGTGCCCGTTAACCTAGGCGAGGAGTTCCTAGCCTCATCGGGTTTGGTGGACGATATGAACTACGTGCAGGTGGATAAGGGAACGATGCAATCGGTGCATAAGCCCAACGTGTTTGCCATTGGCGATGCGGCCAACCTGCCCACCTCCAAGGCGGGATCGGTTGCCCACTTCGCCGCCGATGTGCTGGCCGAGAACATCGTGGAGTATGCCAACGGCAAGGCGCCCTCGCACCAGTTCGATGGGCATGCCAACTGCTTCATCGAAACGGGGCATGGCAAGGGAACGCTTATCGACTTCGACTATACCAACGAGCCGCTGCCCGGCATGTATCCTCTTCCAGGTATTGGGCCTATGAAGCTTTTGGGCGTAACCCGACTAAACCACTGGGGCAAGCTGGCGTTTAAGCTTATATACTGGGAGTTCTTGCTGAAGAATCGGAGGCTACCGGTATCAAGCAAGTTCAGCCTAGCCGGCAAGAAGAAGGTTTAA
- a CDS encoding Crp/Fnr family transcriptional regulator: MGNNGMLCSCKECIVRNLIFEHVSVDELADYCSTKTERNYKKGEAIIHEGDPITSFLYIQKGLVKLHRHTADSAYDQIISIALPFDLISILSVFSDTRYNLSITAIEDTVVCEFDLNRIKDLVRTNGEFALDLLARISRTTDNILRRNNDINSKNLRGRIAYILLFFSNDIYKNRFFELPISRKEIAELIGMTTENVIRILSEFRKEHIIRINGKEIEIEDADKLKMICLHG; the protein is encoded by the coding sequence ATGGGAAATAACGGGATGCTGTGCTCATGCAAGGAATGTATTGTCCGAAACCTCATCTTCGAGCATGTTTCGGTGGATGAGCTAGCCGACTACTGCTCCACCAAAACCGAGCGAAACTACAAAAAGGGAGAAGCCATCATCCACGAGGGCGACCCCATCACCTCGTTCCTGTACATCCAGAAGGGGCTGGTGAAGCTGCACCGCCACACAGCCGACTCGGCCTACGACCAGATCATCTCCATAGCCCTACCGTTCGACCTCATCAGCATCCTCTCCGTTTTTTCGGATACCCGCTACAACCTCTCCATCACCGCCATCGAGGATACGGTGGTGTGCGAGTTCGACCTAAATAGAATTAAGGATTTGGTAAGAACCAACGGCGAGTTTGCGCTCGACCTACTAGCGCGCATCAGCCGAACCACCGACAACATCCTCCGCCGTAACAACGACATCAACAGCAAAAACCTGCGCGGGCGCATCGCCTACATCCTGCTCTTCTTTTCCAACGACATCTACAAAAACCGATTCTTCGAGCTGCCCATCTCGCGAAAGGAGATCGCCGAGCTCATCGGGATGACCACCGAGAACGTCATCCGCATCCTCTCCGAGTTTCGGAAGGAGCACATCATTCGGATAAACGGTAAGGAAATTGAGATTGAGGATGCCGATAAGCTGAAGATGATCTGCCTGCACGGATAA